In Deltaproteobacteria bacterium CG11_big_fil_rev_8_21_14_0_20_42_23, the DNA window CTCTTCTTCGCCTAAATGCGCATAGTTCTTCATAAGCACTCGAGTTAGCATAACTTGCCTTCCACTCCCAAGTGTTGCACTTACTTCTTGAACTTATACGGTTCCCCATGGTATAACATATTGATATTGCTGGCAGTTCTGGCACCCCTCTAAAAGCATCCATTATTTTCAGCTGGAACCTTGTTTCTGCGCAAAACCATTTTTAATATCAAAAGTTCCCATGTTCAAAAAAATACCAGCATTTTCTTCTCTTCATCCAGTCTTGAGACATCCCTTGCCATTTCTTTTTAGCCACGATAGATACGCTTCACTTTTTGGCTCCGACACCCTTAACCATTATGAACGAAGAAAATCGGCAGATTAGCAGGCGTACGGGCGTGGTGAGTTTTTTCACCTTGCTTTCTCGTATTTTGGGTTTGGTGCGTGATGCGGTTTTGGCCTTTGCCTTTGGTGCCAGTTACGTTGCCGATGCCTTTTACGTTGCCTTTCGCATTCCCAATTTGCTTCGGCGTTTTGTGGCCGAGGGTGCGCTCACCGCAGCCTTTGTTCCACTTTATACCGAATACCTCAAGCGCTCACGCAGCGAAGCCAAAGCCATTGCCAATATTGTGTTTACGCATTTGTTGCTTCTTCTTGTTGTCTTAGTCATTGTGGGAATCATTTTTGCACCGTGGCTTGTAAAGCTTATTGCATGGGGATTTGCGGATGATCCCCAACAATTTGCCCTCACGGTTTTTCTGACGCGTTTAATGTTTCCGTATATTTTTCTGATTAGCTTAGTTGCACTTGCGATGGGAGTTTTAAATTCACTCAAACATTTTGCTGCGCCTGCAGCCTCGCCCATTTTGTTAAACCTTGGAATTATTTTTGGAGCCGTAGGCCTCAAGTATTTTTTTGAACTTCCCGTTGTTGCTGTTGCCGTGGGAGTATTGCTGGGTGGGGTTTTGCAGCTTGCCCTTCAAATTCCAGTTTTGATGAAGGAAGGCATGTTTCCTTCATTCAACTTCAACTTTCGCGATCCCGGCTTAAAGCGGCTTTTGTTTCTCATGGGCCCATCAGCTTTTGGTGCGGCAGTGTATCAAGTGAATGTACTGTTTGTCACCTTGCTCGCATCTTTTCTTCCCACCGGAAGCGTTTCATATTTGTGGTATGCAGACAGAGTTTCAGAATTTCCACTTGGCGTGTTTGCCATTGCGGTTGCAACGGCATCTCTGCCAACGCTTTCGGCGTTTGCAGCCGAAAAAAATATGGAAGCTTTTCGAAATGTGTTGAGCTATTCGCTTCATCTTACTTTTCTCATTGCCATTCCAGCTTCTGTTGGTTTGCTTCTGTTGGCGCATCCTGTTGTTCAACTTCTTTTTCAACGCGGAGCTTTTACACCAGCAATGACAGAGGCTACAGCTCTTGCCCTGATGGTGTTTGCACTCAAAATTCCTTTCGTGGCAGCAGTCAGAAATGTGGTGCCAGCTTTTTACGCTCTGAAGGATACAAAAACGCCAGTGGTTGTTGCGATGGTTGATGTCATCGTAAATTTGCTGTGCGGTCTTTTTTTGATGAAACACTTTGCACACGTAGGGCTTTCCATGGCGTTAGTTATTTCGGCAATCGTTAATTTCCTTTTGCTCTGTGCACTCCTTCGAAGAAAACAAATTCACCGTGCCCCCATTAACTACAGAGGCCTCACCCGCATTTGCATAGCCAGCGCAGCAATGGCGGTAGTGGTAGGGATAATGCGAATGCTATTAACAGGAATGTTTGCAGCCGGAAAAATACAAGCCATGCTGGCTCTGTTACTGATCATTATCCTTGCAGTGTTTGTCTACCTCACCACCACCTATTTCCTCCACAAAGAAGACTTCAAGTCCCTCATCCATATGTTTGGAAGAAAGCGTCGCGCGTAATTTTAAAAAGATAAAAGCAAACATCCTTATTGAAATCAGAAGCGAAGCGGTACTGATTTTCAACTCGGGAAAAAGATTTTGCGAAAAACTTTGTGAGAGCGCACTTTTGAGGCCTTCATCTCTCTGACAGCTTTAAAGAAAACGATGAAGGCCGAAATGTTGGATGAAATTTCCGCGGCGCTTGAGCGGAAATTTCAGAGCGACGCAAAGTTTTTCGCAAAATCTTTTTCCCTCAATTCAAAATCACTTCCCGGAGTGGAGTTTTGCTTGTTGCCACAAATCTTCAAGCTCTCGCTCGCTCAGTGTTGAAAGTTCTGCATCAGCATTTTTTTCCATCCACGCAAAGCCTTGCATGCAGCGCACATTTGCTTTTCGCAGTGCTGTTTCAGCATTCAAACCTAAGTGTCTTCCCGCTTGCGCAAGGGTAAACAGCACGTCGCCAAATTCATGCTCAATAGCTTCAGCATTTTTTTCAGCTTGAGCTTCTTCAAGCTCGAGCACTTCTTCTTCCAGTTTTGCAAAAACACCTTCAGTGTTTTTCCAGTCGAAGCCAACGCGCGAAGTTTTTTCACCAATGCGATGTGCTGCTAAGAGAGAAGGCAAGTGTTTTGGAATTCCACTTAAGAGTGTTTCGTCTTTTGCTTTTTCTTTTTTCTCGGCCTGCTTGATAGCTTCCCAATTTTTTAAAACGGTTTCACTGTCTTTTGCTTCAACATCTGCAAAAATATGAGGATGTCTGCGAATGAGCTTTTCGCAAATGCCATTAATCACATCGTCAATGGTGAAACGATTTTCTTCACGTGCCATTTGAGCATAGAAAACAACTTGCAAGAGCAGATCGCCAAGTTCTTCCTTGAGCTCCGCAAAATCTGCGGCTT includes these proteins:
- a CDS encoding nucleoside triphosphate pyrophosphohydrolase translates to MQLKQRGFAQLTEIMALLRHPEKGCPWDLKQSYQSITAHTIEEAYEVVDAIEAADFAELKEELGDLLLQVVFYAQMAREENRFTIDDVINGICEKLIRRHPHIFADVEAKDSETVLKNWEAIKQAEKKEKAKDETLLSGIPKHLPSLLAAHRIGEKTSRVGFDWKNTEGVFAKLEEEVLELEEAQAEKNAEAIEHEFGDVLFTLAQAGRHLGLNAETALRKANVRCMQGFAWMEKNADAELSTLSERELEDLWQQAKLHSGK
- the mviN gene encoding murein biosynthesis integral membrane protein MurJ, with the translated sequence MNEENRQISRRTGVVSFFTLLSRILGLVRDAVLAFAFGASYVADAFYVAFRIPNLLRRFVAEGALTAAFVPLYTEYLKRSRSEAKAIANIVFTHLLLLLVVLVIVGIIFAPWLVKLIAWGFADDPQQFALTVFLTRLMFPYIFLISLVALAMGVLNSLKHFAAPAASPILLNLGIIFGAVGLKYFFELPVVAVAVGVLLGGVLQLALQIPVLMKEGMFPSFNFNFRDPGLKRLLFLMGPSAFGAAVYQVNVLFVTLLASFLPTGSVSYLWYADRVSEFPLGVFAIAVATASLPTLSAFAAEKNMEAFRNVLSYSLHLTFLIAIPASVGLLLLAHPVVQLLFQRGAFTPAMTEATALALMVFALKIPFVAAVRNVVPAFYALKDTKTPVVVAMVDVIVNLLCGLFLMKHFAHVGLSMALVISAIVNFLLLCALLRRKQIHRAPINYRGLTRICIASAAMAVVVGIMRMLLTGMFAAGKIQAMLALLLIIILAVFVYLTTTYFLHKEDFKSLIHMFGRKRRA